Sequence from the Thermococcus nautili genome:
GAAGGGAGGAATGAGACGCTATCGTCGAGATTATCATCCAACCACCTCCGAGAGTTCCTCGAGCGTCAGAATCTTCCCGTCCCTCGCGACGCGCATGGTATCTCCGCTCAGCTCGTCTATGACGATTAGCTCGCCGTCAAGCCTGCCGAACTCCAGCTTAAAATCAACGAGCTGAAGGCCCTTCGAGGAAAAGAACTCCCGCAGGATTCCCGCGACCTTTCTGGTGGTTTTCTTCATCGCCTCGACCTCTTCTCTGTTCGAGATTCCGAGGGCAATAACGGCTTCCTCCGCTATGAGGGGGTCGTCGAGCGAGTCGTCCTTCAGGGTGAATTCCACTATCCCGAGCCTCTGGAACGGCCTCACCCAGCCTTTGTAGCGCCGAAGGAAGCTCCCGTAGGCCAGCTCGCGGTAGATGACCTCCAGCGGAATCCTCTCTGCCTTCAGAAAACGGGCTTTTCTATCGTCAATCCTCTCCACAAAGTGCGTCTTCACGCCGTTTTCCTCAAGCAACCTGAAGAAGAACTCGGTCTGCTTCAAAACGAGGCTTCCCTTTCCTGCTTTCTCGCCGATTACCTCGTTGCCCCCGCTGTCTTCCCTGCCTTCCCTCCCGAGAACGTTGTCCTTGAAGTGGAAGACGAGATAGGGGCCGTCCTCGTAAACGTCCTTCGTCTTGCCGGAGTAGACGAGCCTCAAGCTCTCACCCCTTCCTCAGCATGTCGTTGATGAGCTTTATCGCGCATAAATCACCGCACATCGAGCAGGCCTCGGTTTTCGTCGGCCTCTCCTTCCGTATCTCGATGAACTTCTCCCTGTCCTGGCTCAGCTCGTACTGCTTCGCCCAGTCGAGTTTACCGCGCGCGAGGCTCATGAGGTAGTCCTTTTTAAAGTCGGCCTCGAAGCGGGTCAAATTGACCGCGTGGGCGGCTATCTTCGCCGCTATAACTCCCTCGCGGACGTGCTCAACAGTCGGCAGTCCGAGGTGCTCGGCTGGAGTAACGTAGCACAGGAAGTCCGCGCCGTTCAAAGCCGCTATCGCTCCCCCTATGGCAGACGTGATGTGGTCGTAGCCCGGAAAGATGTCCGTGACGATTGGGCCGAGGACGTAGAAGGGCGCGTTGTCAGTTGCAACCTTCGCGAGCTTTATCTGGGCCGGAATCTGGTCGATGGGCACGTGGCCTGGACCCTCGACCATCGTCTGGACTCCGGCTTCCCTCGCCCTCCTGACGAGCCTCCCGAGGGTGTAAAGCTCGGCTATCTGAAGCTCGTCGCCAGCATCTGGAAGGCCGCCGGGCCTAAGTCCATCGCCGAGGCTCAGAACAACGTCGTACTCCCTGGCGAGTTCAAGCAGGTAGTCGTAGTCCCTGTAGAACGGGTTCTCCTCGCCCCAGTGGAGTATCCACGCCGCGAGGAAGGTTCCTCCGCGCGAGACCATGCCAACGACTCTTTTCACCCTCTTCATCTTCTCGACGACTTCTTTAGTAACTCCGACGTGAATCGTCGTGTAGTCAACGCCGTCCCTGAAGTGCTTCTCAACGGCCTTCCACATGTCGTCCTCGGTCATCTCGATGATGGCCTTTCCCTTAGCCAGCATCTCCTCGGCGGCCTGGTAGATTGGAACTGTGCCAATGGGCACGTCAACGGCGTGCATGATGGCCTTCCTTATTGAATCGAGGTCACCCCCTGTGGAGAGGTCCATTATCGTGTCGGCGCCGTACTTGACGGCGACCTTCGCCTTCTCTATCTCCGCCTTAACGTCCACTATGTCGCGCGACGTTCCAATGTTGGCGTTGACCTTAACGCGGACGACGTTGCCCACCGCGACCGGCTTAACCCAGTCGTGGCGGACGTTCCTGAATATCACCGTGTGCCCCTTTGCCACGCTCCTCCTGAGCTTTTCGGCGCTTATCCCCTCTCGCTCGGCGATAAACTTCATCTCCTCGGTGATTACCCCGCGCCTTGCCTCTTCCAGCTGGGTCATTCCAATCACCCGGTTTTAAAACCTGCTTATAACAAAGTTTTTAAATTTCAAAACTCAGTTTTGAGCGGGACTTAAAAGGTTTTGGGTGGTCGTGATGCTGAGGGAGATAGAGATAAGCAGGGCGATAATAGAGGCCTACACCGCCGAGCTTCTCGAAAGCCTGAGCCTCGACGTCGCTATTGTAGGTGCCGGCCCCTCGGGGATGGTAGCAGGCTACTACCTCGCGAAGAACGGTGCGAAGGTGGTAATCTTCGAGAAGAAGCTCTCAACCGGGGGCGGAATCTGGGGCGGTGCGATGGGCTTCAATAAAATCGTCGTTCAGGAGGAAGCTAGAGAAATTCTCGACGAGTTCGGAATAAACTACAGACCCTTCAAGAACGGCCTCTACGTTGCCGACGCCATCGAGACGGCAACGACGATAGCGAGCAGGGCCGTAAAGACCGGCGTGAGGTTCTTCAACATGGTTGAGGTTGAGGATTTGGTTCTCAAGGAGAACCGCGTCGCAGGAATCGTAATCAACTGGACGCCGGTGATGATGACGGGCCTTCACGTGGACCCGCTCACGGTCGAGGCGCGCTTTGTTGTTGATTCAACGGGTCACGGGGCGCAGGTTACGCAACACCTTGTCAGGCGCGGTCTCCTCCAGGTTCCGGGGGAGGGGCCGATGTGGGCCGAGAGAGGCGAGGAGCTCACCGTAAAGCACACGAAAGAAATCTTTCCGGGCCTCTACGTTACGGGAATGGCCGCCAATGCCATCGCTGGAGCGCCGAGGATGGGGCCTATATTCGGCGGGATGTTCCTGAGCGGAAGGAAAGCGGCCCTCGAAATCCTTGAGAAGCTGAGGTGATGGGATGGCCGTCCTGATTGTGGCGGGCCTCGACACTGGTGGCGGGGCCGGTTTAAAGGCCGACATCGAGACGGTCTCTGCTCTGGGCGAGCACCCGCTCCCGGTTCTGACGGCGGTAACCTACCAGAACCCCTCGGAGGTGAGGGGCTACCACACCCTTCCGCCCGAGGTTGTAAGGGAGCAGATACGGGCCGTTAAGGACGGCTTTGAGGTTAAAGCTGTCAAAATTGGGATGCTC
This genomic interval carries:
- a CDS encoding phosphoribosylaminoimidazolesuccinocarboxamide synthase, encoding MRLVYSGKTKDVYEDGPYLVFHFKDNVLGREGREDSGGNEVIGEKAGKGSLVLKQTEFFFRLLEENGVKTHFVERIDDRKARFLKAERIPLEVIYRELAYGSFLRRYKGWVRPFQRLGIVEFTLKDDSLDDPLIAEEAVIALGISNREEVEAMKKTTRKVAGILREFFSSKGLQLVDFKLEFGRLDGELIVIDELSGDTMRVARDGKILTLEELSEVVG
- a CDS encoding sulfide-dependent adenosine diphosphate thiazole synthase, which gives rise to MLREIEISRAIIEAYTAELLESLSLDVAIVGAGPSGMVAGYYLAKNGAKVVIFEKKLSTGGGIWGGAMGFNKIVVQEEAREILDEFGINYRPFKNGLYVADAIETATTIASRAVKTGVRFFNMVEVEDLVLKENRVAGIVINWTPVMMTGLHVDPLTVEARFVVDSTGHGAQVTQHLVRRGLLQVPGEGPMWAERGEELTVKHTKEIFPGLYVTGMAANAIAGAPRMGPIFGGMFLSGRKAALEILEKLR
- the thiC gene encoding phosphomethylpyrimidine synthase ThiC, yielding MTQLEEARRGVITEEMKFIAEREGISAEKLRRSVAKGHTVIFRNVRHDWVKPVAVGNVVRVKVNANIGTSRDIVDVKAEIEKAKVAVKYGADTIMDLSTGGDLDSIRKAIMHAVDVPIGTVPIYQAAEEMLAKGKAIIEMTEDDMWKAVEKHFRDGVDYTTIHVGVTKEVVEKMKRVKRVVGMVSRGGTFLAAWILHWGEENPFYRDYDYLLELAREYDVVLSLGDGLRPGGLPDAGDELQIAELYTLGRLVRRAREAGVQTMVEGPGHVPIDQIPAQIKLAKVATDNAPFYVLGPIVTDIFPGYDHITSAIGGAIAALNGADFLCYVTPAEHLGLPTVEHVREGVIAAKIAAHAVNLTRFEADFKKDYLMSLARGKLDWAKQYELSQDREKFIEIRKERPTKTEACSMCGDLCAIKLINDMLRKG